The proteins below are encoded in one region of Levilactobacillus namurensis:
- the tadA gene encoding tRNA adenosine(34) deaminase TadA produces MRQLTYSDTQRHYMQEALFEADQAGLIGEVPIGAVIVHDGQIIGRGHNLREHANDATLHAEIRAIEEACATLRSWRLEDCEMYVTIEPCLMCSGAIINSRIPVVYYGARDPKAGAVDSLYETLTDDRLNHQVKVYEGLLAKESGERLVSFFKAARQRAKVAKKARRAAQKAATDKTLDSPEKS; encoded by the coding sequence ATGCGGCAGTTAACTTATTCGGATACGCAACGCCACTATATGCAAGAGGCGCTCTTTGAAGCTGACCAGGCCGGCCTGATTGGTGAAGTTCCCATTGGGGCGGTCATCGTCCACGACGGACAGATCATCGGCCGGGGGCATAACCTCCGGGAGCACGCTAACGACGCTACGTTACACGCCGAGATTCGGGCCATTGAAGAAGCCTGTGCCACGTTACGGAGTTGGCGTCTGGAAGACTGTGAAATGTACGTTACGATCGAACCCTGCTTGATGTGTAGCGGGGCCATCATTAATTCACGGATTCCGGTGGTGTACTATGGCGCCCGGGACCCCAAGGCGGGGGCCGTCGATAGTCTGTATGAGACGCTGACGGATGACCGACTGAACCACCAGGTCAAGGTCTACGAGGGCTTGCTAGCGAAGGAGTCCGGCGAACGGTTAGTGTCATTCTTCAAGGCGGCTCGGCAACGCGCGAAGGTGGCTAAGAAGGCCCGGCGCGCGGCACAGAAAGCCGCGACTGATAAGACGCTAGACAGTCCAGAAAAATCATGA
- a CDS encoding class I SAM-dependent methyltransferase, whose translation MTNHYYTQNPDVVHEERHWPFTLLGNELLFTTDNGVFSKSRVDYGSCALLNAFEADQTPAGPWLDLGCGYGPIGLALAKRWPDRQVTMADVNELALSLAQQNATANQITNVTIVESDRYAALGTQRYAAILTNPPVRAGKAVVTSMLTEAAQHLLPGGTLTVVLQKKQGAPSAKKTMTATFGNCQILKKDKGYYILESRQNASS comes from the coding sequence ATGACTAATCACTATTATACACAAAATCCAGATGTTGTACACGAAGAACGTCATTGGCCGTTCACCCTCTTAGGTAACGAATTGTTGTTTACCACCGACAACGGGGTCTTTTCAAAGAGCCGGGTCGACTACGGTTCCTGCGCGTTATTGAACGCGTTTGAAGCGGACCAAACGCCGGCGGGCCCGTGGTTGGACCTGGGCTGCGGGTACGGTCCCATCGGTCTGGCCTTGGCTAAGCGGTGGCCGGATCGGCAAGTGACCATGGCGGATGTGAATGAACTTGCGCTGTCGTTAGCGCAACAAAATGCAACGGCTAATCAGATTACTAACGTGACCATTGTCGAATCTGACCGTTACGCAGCGTTGGGCACCCAACGGTACGCGGCCATCCTGACCAATCCTCCCGTTCGGGCAGGCAAGGCCGTGGTGACCAGCATGTTGACCGAGGCGGCGCAACACCTCTTACCTGGCGGGACCCTAACGGTGGTCTTGCAGAAGAAGCAGGGGGCGCCATCGGCTAAGAAGACCATGACGGCCACGTTTGGCAATTGCCAGATCCTGAAGAAGGATAAGGGCTACTATATCCTGGAGAGCCGACAGAACGCATCATCATAG
- the nrdH gene encoding glutaredoxin-like protein NrdH — protein sequence MKVTVYSKNNCMQCKMTKRFLTEHNVAFEERNINQNPEYVTYLKEQGFQSLPVVEAAGHKAFFGFRPDQLQQIAG from the coding sequence ATGAAAGTAACGGTTTATTCTAAAAACAACTGCATGCAATGCAAGATGACGAAGCGTTTCTTAACCGAACACAATGTGGCGTTTGAAGAACGCAATATTAACCAGAATCCGGAATATGTCACTTATCTAAAAGAACAGGGATTTCAGTCCCTTCCGGTCGTTGAAGCTGCTGGGCACAAGGCCTTTTTTGGGTTTCGTCCAGATCAATTGCAACAAATCGCGGGTTAA
- the nrdE gene encoding class 1b ribonucleoside-diphosphate reductase subunit alpha: MSLKDLQDVTYYDLNNEINIPVDGQIPLNKDQEALEAFLRENVRPNTKTFASLRERFDYLIQEDYVETQVITQYPFSFIEDLYAYLKAQNFHFKSFMAAYKFYAQYAMKTNDNAYYLENFIDRVAMNALDFAEGDQQLAHDLADEIIHQRYQPATPSFLSAGRARRGELVSCFLIQSTDDMNTIGRTINSALQLSRIGGGVGINLSNLREAGAPIKHIAGAASGVVPVMKLLEDSFSYSNQLGQRQGAGVVYLSVFHPDIIAFLGAKKENADEKIRLKTLSLGVTVPDKFYQLCEADADMYLFSPYDVERLYGKPFSYVDITAEYDKLVANPEVHKKQIKARELETEIGKLQQESGYPYIVNVDTANRENPIQGRIVMSNLCSEIMQVQTPTTYNNRQEAEKLGTDISCNLGSTNIVNLMASPDFGHSVETMVRALTFVTDHSDIDVVPSIQHGNHLAHTIGLGAMGLHSYFAKNHMMYGSKDSIAFTSVYFMLLNYWTLKASNQIAKERHETFHNFENSKYADGSYFDRYTQKDWRPTSQKVQALFGNIWLPSPDDWAQLKADVMRDGLYHQNRMAVAPNGSISYINDTTASLHPTINRIEERQEKKIGKIYYPAPYLSNDTMPYYKSAYDTDMRRVIDVYAAAQQHVDQGMSLTLFMRSTIPAGLYEWKNGRTDKMTTRDLSILRNYAHRKGIKSIYYVRTFTDDNSEVGANQCESCVI; the protein is encoded by the coding sequence ATGAGCCTAAAAGATTTACAAGACGTCACGTATTATGATTTAAACAACGAGATCAACATCCCCGTTGATGGTCAGATTCCTTTGAATAAAGACCAAGAAGCCCTCGAAGCCTTCCTACGAGAAAACGTCCGGCCTAACACCAAGACCTTCGCGTCCTTACGGGAACGGTTCGACTACTTGATCCAAGAAGATTACGTCGAAACTCAGGTCATCACCCAGTACCCGTTCTCCTTTATCGAAGACCTCTACGCCTACCTAAAGGCCCAAAACTTCCACTTCAAGTCCTTCATGGCCGCCTATAAGTTCTACGCGCAATACGCGATGAAGACCAACGACAACGCCTATTACCTAGAGAACTTTATCGACCGGGTCGCCATGAACGCCCTGGACTTTGCGGAAGGTGACCAGCAACTGGCCCACGATCTCGCCGATGAGATCATCCACCAACGCTACCAACCCGCGACCCCCAGCTTCCTTAGTGCTGGCCGGGCCCGGCGTGGTGAACTGGTCTCCTGCTTCTTGATCCAATCCACCGACGACATGAACACGATCGGCCGGACCATCAATTCCGCTCTGCAGCTGTCCCGTATCGGTGGCGGGGTCGGCATCAACCTCTCGAACCTGCGGGAGGCCGGCGCACCCATCAAGCATATCGCGGGGGCCGCTTCCGGCGTCGTCCCCGTCATGAAGCTGCTCGAAGACAGTTTCTCCTACTCCAACCAACTGGGACAGCGTCAAGGGGCCGGGGTGGTCTACCTCAGCGTCTTCCATCCCGATATCATTGCGTTTCTAGGGGCTAAGAAGGAAAATGCCGATGAGAAGATTCGGCTGAAGACCCTGTCCCTGGGCGTCACCGTTCCGGACAAGTTCTACCAGCTCTGTGAAGCAGACGCGGACATGTACCTGTTCAGTCCTTACGACGTGGAACGCCTCTACGGCAAGCCTTTCTCCTACGTGGACATCACGGCGGAATACGACAAGTTAGTCGCCAACCCCGAGGTTCACAAAAAGCAGATCAAGGCTCGGGAACTGGAAACCGAGATTGGGAAACTGCAACAGGAATCCGGCTACCCTTACATCGTGAACGTCGACACGGCCAACCGCGAGAACCCCATCCAGGGACGAATCGTGATGAGCAACCTGTGTTCCGAAATCATGCAGGTTCAGACGCCGACGACCTACAATAACCGGCAAGAAGCCGAAAAATTAGGCACCGACATTTCTTGTAACCTGGGCTCGACCAACATCGTTAACCTAATGGCCTCCCCCGACTTCGGTCACTCCGTGGAGACCATGGTCCGAGCGTTGACCTTCGTGACCGACCACTCCGATATCGACGTGGTCCCGTCGATCCAACACGGTAACCACCTGGCCCACACCATTGGTCTAGGTGCCATGGGGCTACACAGCTACTTTGCTAAGAACCACATGATGTACGGGTCTAAGGACAGTATCGCCTTCACCAGCGTCTACTTCATGCTGTTAAACTACTGGACGTTAAAGGCCTCTAACCAGATTGCCAAGGAACGCCACGAGACGTTCCACAACTTCGAGAACAGCAAGTACGCCGATGGGTCCTACTTCGACCGGTACACCCAAAAGGACTGGCGGCCAACCTCCCAGAAGGTCCAAGCCCTCTTCGGTAACATCTGGTTACCATCCCCAGATGACTGGGCCCAACTCAAGGCCGACGTGATGCGTGATGGGCTGTACCACCAGAACCGGATGGCCGTTGCGCCCAACGGATCAATCTCCTACATCAACGACACCACGGCCAGCTTGCACCCGACCATCAACCGGATCGAGGAGCGCCAGGAAAAGAAGATTGGGAAGATCTACTATCCCGCACCTTACCTCAGCAACGACACCATGCCGTACTACAAGTCCGCTTACGACACCGACATGCGTCGGGTCATCGACGTCTACGCCGCGGCCCAACAGCACGTGGACCAAGGGATGAGTCTGACTTTATTCATGCGTTCGACGATTCCGGCAGGCCTCTACGAATGGAAGAACGGGCGCACGGATAAGATGACCACCCGGGATCTGAGTATCCTGCGGAATTACGCCCACCGTAAGGGCATCAAGTCCATCTACTACGTCCGGACCTTTACCGACGATAACAGTGAAGTGGGCGCCAACCAATGTGAAAGCTGTGTCATCTAG
- the nrdF gene encoding class 1b ribonucleoside-diphosphate reductase subunit beta gives MATMNSDGNYQAINWNQVSDEIDKATWEKLTEQFWLDTRIPVSNDLDDWRTLDTDHKWVVGHVFGGLTLLDTLQSQDGMAALRRDVKTQHETAVLNNIQFMESVHAKSYSTIFSTLNTPDEIDEIFKWSDSEEFLQNKTKRIYTLYHDDEHPLKKKISSVFLETFLFYSGFFTPLYYLGHNKLANVAEIIKLILRDESVHGTYIGYKFQLGMKELGENEQQELKDWMYDFLYNLYDNEEKYTHLMYDQVGWTDEVLTFIRYNANKALMNLGQDPLFPDTAEDVNPIVMNGISTSTANHDFFSQVGNGYLLGNVEAMNDSDYQIGEPADPEDPNHDK, from the coding sequence ATGGCAACAATGAACAGCGATGGCAATTACCAAGCCATCAACTGGAATCAAGTTTCTGACGAAATCGATAAGGCGACCTGGGAAAAGCTGACCGAGCAATTCTGGTTGGACACCCGGATCCCCGTCTCCAACGACTTAGACGATTGGCGGACCCTAGATACCGACCATAAATGGGTGGTCGGCCACGTCTTCGGGGGGTTGACCCTCCTGGACACCCTCCAGTCTCAAGACGGCATGGCCGCGTTACGGCGGGACGTCAAGACCCAACACGAAACGGCCGTCCTCAACAACATTCAATTCATGGAATCCGTCCACGCTAAGAGCTACTCGACCATCTTCTCGACGCTCAACACGCCAGACGAAATCGACGAGATCTTTAAGTGGAGTGACTCCGAAGAGTTCTTACAGAACAAGACTAAGCGGATCTACACCCTGTACCACGATGACGAACATCCCCTGAAGAAGAAGATCTCCAGTGTCTTTCTGGAAACCTTCCTGTTCTACAGCGGCTTCTTCACCCCACTGTATTACTTGGGGCACAACAAGCTCGCCAACGTGGCCGAAATCATCAAGTTGATCCTGCGGGACGAATCCGTCCACGGCACCTACATCGGCTACAAGTTCCAGCTGGGGATGAAGGAACTCGGTGAAAACGAGCAGCAGGAGCTCAAAGACTGGATGTACGACTTCCTGTACAACCTCTACGACAACGAAGAGAAGTACACCCACTTGATGTACGACCAAGTGGGCTGGACCGATGAAGTCCTGACGTTCATCCGCTACAACGCCAACAAGGCTTTGATGAACTTGGGACAGGACCCCCTGTTCCCCGACACCGCTGAGGACGTTAACCCCATCGTGATGAACGGGATCTCGACGTCAACGGCCAACCACGACTTCTTCTCACAGGTCGGTAACGGCTACCTGTTAGGAAACGTGGAAGCCATGAACGACAGTGATTACCAGATTGGCGAACCCGCTGACCCGGAAGACCCGAACCACGACAAGTAA
- a CDS encoding TIGR00730 family Rossman fold protein translates to MPTIKNVCVFCGSNHGLDPAFKQQTVALGQYLAAHHHPVVYGGGKEGLMGTIAESTLAAGGEVIGIIPTFLQEMGLAKMDVTRLIQTSTMDERKDEMLRQADAFIVLPGGFGTFEEFTTMLSWSQLNVHQKPIALFNINHYFDDLVAMMQKSCDEGFAPQANMDLFLAADNIPAMFAGFAAFKHQLPYKYTN, encoded by the coding sequence ATGCCAACAATCAAAAATGTCTGTGTCTTCTGCGGGTCTAATCACGGCTTAGACCCGGCCTTTAAGCAACAAACCGTGGCGTTAGGCCAGTACCTAGCGGCCCATCACCATCCCGTGGTCTACGGTGGCGGAAAGGAAGGGTTAATGGGCACCATCGCCGAATCAACCCTGGCCGCCGGCGGTGAAGTCATCGGCATCATCCCCACCTTTCTCCAAGAGATGGGCCTTGCCAAGATGGATGTGACACGCCTAATTCAAACCAGCACGATGGACGAACGTAAGGACGAAATGTTGCGCCAAGCTGACGCCTTTATCGTTCTTCCCGGGGGCTTCGGTACCTTCGAAGAGTTCACGACCATGCTGTCCTGGAGCCAACTCAACGTCCACCAGAAACCCATCGCGTTGTTCAACATCAACCATTACTTCGACGACCTGGTGGCCATGATGCAAAAATCCTGTGACGAAGGCTTCGCCCCCCAGGCTAACATGGACCTGTTCCTAGCCGCCGATAATATTCCGGCCATGTTTGCAGGATTCGCGGCCTTCAAGCACCAGTTGCCTTACAAGTACACCAACTAA
- the rplL gene encoding 50S ribosomal protein L7/L12, with protein MAFDKDAIIASLKEASITDLNDLVKAIEDEFGVSAAAPVAAAGAAGGDAAAKDSFDVELTESGDAKVKAIKAVREITGLGLKDAKGLVDNVPSVIKEGVSEDEANDIKEKLEAVGGVVTLK; from the coding sequence ATGGCTTTTGATAAAGATGCTATCATTGCTTCTCTTAAAGAAGCATCCATTACTGACCTTAACGACCTTGTTAAGGCTATCGAAGACGAATTTGGCGTTTCTGCTGCTGCTCCAGTTGCAGCTGCCGGCGCTGCTGGTGGCGACGCTGCTGCCAAGGACTCATTCGATGTTGAATTGACTGAATCCGGTGACGCTAAGGTTAAGGCTATCAAGGCTGTTCGTGAAATCACTGGCCTTGGTTTGAAGGACGCTAAGGGTCTTGTTGACAACGTACCATCTGTCATCAAGGAAGGCGTTTCTGAAGACGAAGCTAACGACATCAAGGAAAAGCTTGAAGCCGTTGGTGGTGTGGTTACGCTTAAGTAA
- the rplJ gene encoding 50S ribosomal protein L10 — protein sequence MSEEAIAIKAKKVDAVVEQFNNATSAIVVDYRGLTVAQVTDLRKQLRDAGVQMSVIKNKVLTRAAEKAGYADLNDVFAGPTAVAFSNEDPIAPAKILKKFADSVDALEIKGGYIEGKIMPVDEINVYATLPSREDLLSMLASELQAPIRNVAYAIKAVAEKGDDGEAA from the coding sequence GTGAGTGAAGAAGCTATTGCAATCAAAGCGAAAAAAGTTGATGCCGTCGTTGAACAATTCAACAACGCCACCAGCGCAATCGTAGTCGACTACCGTGGTCTGACGGTTGCTCAAGTTACCGACTTACGTAAGCAATTACGGGATGCTGGCGTTCAAATGAGCGTCATCAAGAACAAGGTGCTGACTCGGGCTGCTGAAAAGGCTGGTTACGCCGACTTAAACGATGTCTTTGCTGGACCTACGGCCGTTGCCTTTTCTAACGAAGATCCAATTGCCCCAGCTAAGATTTTGAAGAAGTTTGCTGATAGTGTCGATGCCTTGGAAATCAAGGGTGGTTACATCGAAGGCAAGATTATGCCAGTCGATGAGATCAACGTTTACGCTACCTTGCCTAGTCGTGAAGACCTGCTCTCCATGCTGGCTAGCGAACTTCAAGCTCCTATCCGTAACGTGGCTTACGCAATTAAGGCCGTTGCTGAAAAGGGCGATGATGGGGAAGCTGCATAA